Proteins encoded within one genomic window of Carassius gibelio isolate Cgi1373 ecotype wild population from Czech Republic chromosome A4, carGib1.2-hapl.c, whole genome shotgun sequence:
- the LOC127970845 gene encoding uncharacterized protein LOC127970845 has product MSQGWPALTDEDVNKHLTREELALHCRRRTRGEETTILLLEQLLTELLSSKGNDSLGVPLLDRERMEHIWCVQKKHIKCIQDPLGVALYTETGSLTKGGVLLKTYRCARGSTSLESFHLHLNRFIPGTSANSLNFQIYLLEGLHRWNQDREAASMSSEPSALRSYTGELVHCVNSNYEKLFGRKVVPTFCPPARYTGELIGVQYLFQQTGQALQDMNPDSEETAELIEELNVEERDEDEGFCDVSEDHTIADPEDVLSPPSSTLTLGSSTVVTSSDTAVLGSTSPSLVPDPTPAPSSPGPSGTAVPPFPSETSVSPLSSEPEDAGQDDDDDEETAVDYQNVPGYQHVDKLAEYLVELRGHTALSLTNQEASTIIELWQNLADQDKQRVVYAARHQKRLLSGRFRVPKRPTKTPGVESTIRSVLGASSAPAQWPDCCRLVETIFIRLCNTHPSPKRKGKGTLSRWSLILQDYRRIRQLVLGNSLVMGGTLMQLMEVNQNTLIQWYNNRQKKQELSVLIQGIQLPQPLPEAQEPLQAAKRLRTEPEQSGEQHQYKLPESTAGQAKQRHTSTGRPPLRPKAPTQTTMLVTPSAPGASVQMVPNILIPAAPGFPGVPMLQGVPMFQGMPMAQRLPMVQGMQMVQGMPMVQRMPLVQGMPMVQGIPMVQGMPVVQGMPLLHPTVVQGTSSQPAANPQTMPKRPYKRTVEANTCKKCGHFKTSATGHSQYRGKPTASNVTGPAQKVVEQPHAAETAKKVMEQSQPDLQPHPLPQPQPTAPV; this is encoded by the exons ATGTCccagggttggcctgcgctgacAGATGAAGATGTAAACAAGCATCTGACCAGGGAGGAGCTGGCTCTACATTGCCGGAGGAGGACCCGTGGAGAGGAGACTACCATCCTTCTCCTTGAACAACTGCTTACAGAACTCCTGAGCAGCAAGGGAAATGACTCTCTGGGGGTTCCTCTCTTGGATCGAGAAAGGATGGAGCACATCTGGTGTGTCCAAAAGAAGCACATCAAGTGTATCCAAGACCCTCTTGGTGTTGCCCTCTATACTGAGACCGGGAGCCTAACCAAGGGAGGTGTGCTTCTGAAGACTTACAGATGTGCCAGAGGCTCCACTTCTCTTGAATCCTTTCATTTACACCTTAACCGTTTCATCCCAG GGACCAGTGCAAACAGTCTGAACTTTCAGATTTATTTGTTGGAGGGTCTACACAGGTGGAACCAGGATCGGGAGGCAGCTTCCATGTCATCTGAGCCATCAGCTTTACGCAGCTACACAGGAGAACTTGTTCACTGTGTAAACAGCAATTATGAAAAGCTGTTTGGCAGGAAAGTGGTCCCCACGTTTTGTCCCCCTGCACGTTACACcg GTGAGCTCATTGGAGTGCAGTATCTATTCCAGCAGACTGGTCAGGCACTGCAGGACATGAACCCAGACTCTGAAGAGACGGCAGAGCTCATCGAGGAACTTAATGTGGAGGAGCGAGATGAAGATGAGGGCTTCTGTGATGTCAGCGAGGATCACACAATTGCAGATCCCGAGGATGTTCTGTCACCTCCCTCCTCCACTCTGACACTGGGTTCTTCCACCGTGGTCACCAGCAGTGACACGGCTGTACTGGGTTCCACATCCCCTTCACTGGTCCCTGATCCTACACCTGCTCCTTCATCACCTGGACCCTCGGGGACTGCTGTGCCACCTTTTCCCTCTGAAACATCTGTTTCACCACTCTCCTCAGAGCCAGAGGATGCTGGTcaggatgatgatgacgatgaagagaCT GCTGTTGACTACCAAAATGTCCCGGGATACCAACATGTGGACAAGCTGGCCGAATATCTGGTGGAGCTCCGGGGTCACACAGCCCTTAGCCTGACCAATCAGGAAGCCAGCACCATAATTGAACTTTGGCAGAACCTGGCTGACCAGGACAAGCAACGGGTGGTGTATGCAGCTAGACACCAGAAGAGACTGCTGAGTGGACGCTTCAGAGTACCAAAGAGGCCCACTAAAACCCCAGGAGTAGAGAGCACCATCAGAAGTGTGCTGGGAGCAAGCAGCGCACCTGCTCAGTGGCCTGACTGTTGCCGTCTGGTGGAAACCATCTTCATCAGGCTTTGCAATACCCACCCAAGCCCCAAGAGAAAAGGCAAGGGAACGCTGTCGAGATGGTCTCTAATCCTCCAGGATTACAGGAGGATAAGGCAGCTTGTACTGGGCAACAGCTTGGTGATGGGAGGAACCTTAATGCAGCTGATGGAGGTTAACCAGAATACCCTGATTCAGTGGTATAACAACAGACAGAAAAAGCAGGAACTGTCTGTGCTGATTCAGGGCATTCAGTTGCCTCAGCCCCTCCCTGAAGCTCAGGAACCTCTCCAGGCTGCCAAACGCCTACGGACTGAGCCAGAACAATCAGGGGAGCAGCACCAGTACAAGCTACCAGAGAGCACAGCAGGTCAGGCAAAACAGAGGCACACCTCTACTGGGCGACCTCCTCTCAGACCCAAGGCACCAACACAGACTACTATGTTGGTTACGCCATCAGCACCTGGAGCATCAGTGCAGATGGTACCCAATATACTTATACCTGCAGCACCAGGTTTCCCGGGTGTGCCAATGCTTCAGGGTGTGCCAATGTTCCAGGGCATGCCAATGGCTCAAAGACTGCCAATGGTCCAGGGCATGCAAATGGTCCAGGGCATGCCAATGGTCCAGAGGATGCCATTGGTTCAGGGAATGCCAATGGTTCAGGGAATCCCGATGGTCCAGGGAATGCCAGTGGTTCAGGGGATGCCACTGTTACATCCTACAGTTGTGCAGGGCACAAGTTCACAACCAGCTGCCAATCCCCAAACCATGCCTAAGAGACCCTACAAGAGAACTGTAGAGGCGAACACTTGCAAGAAATGCGGACATTTCAAAACCAGTGCAACAGGACATAGCCAGTACAGGGGCAAA